The genomic DNA ACCTGCATTAGAATTACTGGCACTGTGGCTTTCTCCGAAACATACTTGCTGGGCTCCCGAACATTCATTGTTGGCAGGTTGAGCTGCTAGAACCAGACTAAACAAAGAAAACACAAAAAACAAAAGTAATGGCAAAGGTCTTTTCATTCAAATAAAATATGGGTGAAAATACAAAAATATTTTGCAAAAGACATTTTCAAAATAATTAGGAAAAAATTATGAAATCACGGGTTTAATTCTTATTTCAATTTTCTACTAATCAGTATTAATTATAAAAATTCATTTGCCAGGTTTGCTAGTTCAGATCTTTCGCCTTTTTCGAGTGTAATATGAGCATAAAGAGCTTGATTCCTGATTCTATCTATTAAATATGAAAGCCCGTTACTTTGAGTGTCAAGATAAGGTGTATCTATTTGAAAAACATCACCCGTGAATATTATTTTTGTGTTTTCTCCTGCCCTGGAAATAATGGTTTTAATTTCATGAGGAGTAAGATTTTGGGCCTCATCCACAATGAAAAAAATATTGGAAAAGCTTCTACCCCTGATATAAGCTAATGGAGTAATTACGATTTTTTCATTTTCAATCATTTCATTTATATTCTTCTGCTCTTTATCTTTTTCGCCAAACTGGTTCTTTATAAATTTCAGATTGTCCCACAAGGGTTCCATATATGGGTTTAATTTTGATTTAATATCTCCCGGTAAATATCCTATGTCCTTATTACTTAAAGGCACAATTGGTCTTGCCAAATGAATTTGCAGGTAGTTCCTTCGCTGTTCAAGGGCACCTGCCAGGGAAAGCAGCGTTTTCCCTGTTCCTGCAACACCTTGTATTGTCACCAACTTTACATTTGGGTTTAAAATAGCATGCATTGCAAATGCTTGCTCCGCATTTCGTGGGGTAATACCAAAAGCAGAACTCTTAGTTACCCTTTCAAGATTGCCACTTAAACTATTAAAATAAGCCAGAACAGATTTTTGGTCACTCTTTAAAATGTAATAATGATTAGCTGAAACAGCACCCTTAATGATTTTATTTGAATCACAGAAACCCTTTTCATACACCTCATCAATTATGCTTTCAGGCGTTTTTTCAATAATTGTTTTACCTGAATAAAGATCTTCTGGAGCCTTTATTTTTCCTGTTTCATAATCTTCGGCAGTTAAATTAAGCGATTTGGCCTTTATTCTTAAATTTATATCCTTGGTTACCATTATCACTTTTTTTTCTGGAAATTGTTCAGAAAGATAAAGTGCGGCATTCAAAATCCTGTGGTCGGCCTTATTTTCTCCGAAA from Bacteroidota bacterium includes the following:
- a CDS encoding PhoH family protein, which encodes MKKISKIFVLDTSVILYDHNSIKSFKEHDVAIPITVLEELDNFKKGNDTKNFEAREFIRFIDKISGQGTLQDWINFKEKGLGRLKIVMNENASIDAQKVFGENKADHRILNAALYLSEQFPEKKVIMVTKDINLRIKAKSLNLTAEDYETGKIKAPEDLYSGKTIIEKTPESIIDEVYEKGFCDSNKIIKGAVSANHYYILKSDQKSVLAYFNSLSGNLERVTKSSAFGITPRNAEQAFAMHAILNPNVKLVTIQGVAGTGKTLLSLAGALEQRRNYLQIHLARPIVPLSNKDIGYLPGDIKSKLNPYMEPLWDNLKFIKNQFGEKDKEQKNINEMIENEKIVITPLAYIRGRSFSNIFFIVDEAQNLTPHEIKTIISRAGENTKIIFTGDVFQIDTPYLDTQSNGLSYLIDRIRNQALYAHITLEKGERSELANLANEFL